AGCATCCATGGTGAGTCTCATGGAGGCGGCGTTGATCTTCCCGACCGCATCCTCCGCGAATGCGTTCACTGCCTTTTCCACGCTTTTGCCGACGGTGCTATCTTTGAATTCCTTTGCCGAGAAGGAGATGCCTCTGTATGTATTGAGCGAAAAGGATAGTCCGGTCTCTTCTCCCTCTCCGACAATGGAGCCAAGTATCTCGCCGGTCTGCGCATCTACAACTCTCCCGCTCAGTTTGGTTCTGGCCTTGGAGCCGCCGAGCCCTACCCCACCTATCTTGATCCCGCCCGTGCTTGCGAAGTTGAACTCGGTGACGGTACCGTATACTAGGACCCTTGCACCGAGCAGTTTCCCGATCTCAACGGCGCTGCTCTCATCCACGCGCCCCGACTGGCCGAAATCCTGCTCCCCCAGGACCTGAGTGATACGGGACCTCTCCACAATCCGGTATTGCCCTTTGCCCACCAGGGCATCAGTCACCAGCGCAGTCACGCCACCGGACACGTCCCAGTTCCAGGTCCACCACTTGTACACATCCCCCATCTTGAAATCCAGGACTGCGACGGTGATCCGGTTGTCCGGTTGCGCTGCCGCCGGGCAGGCAATGAACGCGCCGAGAGTCAGAGACGCCGTTATCACGAGAGTAAGAAGGCGTCTCACGAACCATGAGGACTCACGCACCATCGATCTTTCGCTCCCTTCAGAATAGACGAATTGCCCTGGCCGGGGATCATGTCGTTTCGAGGTCAGCCGGGGCCACGGTGGCCAGCAATCAGTGACACGTACTGCACGACCCGCCGCCGCATGACGCACAGGCTGACCTGCCCCCACCGGTCGAGGACTTGAACCCGGAACCGCTCCTGTACCCGAAGGTCGAGAACAGCTTCTCAACGTCTGAGCCACCGCAGTCTGGACAGGCCACAGATGACGGACCGCACACTAGCTCTTCGAACTTACGTCCACACTTCTTGCATCGAAACTCGAATATGGGCATTCAAGAGACCTCCCTGAAGACCGCGAACA
This region of Bacillota bacterium genomic DNA includes:
- a CDS encoding CsgG/HfaB family protein, with the protein product MRRLLTLVITASLTLGAFIACPAAAQPDNRITVAVLDFKMGDVYKWWTWNWDVSGGVTALVTDALVGKGQYRIVERSRITQVLGEQDFGQSGRVDESSAVEIGKLLGARVLVYGTVTEFNFASTGGIKIGGVGLGGSKARTKLSGRVVDAQTGEILGSIVGEGEETGLSFSLNTYRGISFSAKEFKDSTVGKSVEKAVNAFAEDAVGKINAASMRLTMDAYRPALTGFVAGLIPNGVIINIGSNAGVMKNQYFDVFRVMVVAGVAEPVRVPVGVIKIVSVDPNAAVGMFESVTSPVQVGDAVAKK
- a CDS encoding zinc ribbon domain-containing protein, whose product is MPIFEFRCKKCGRKFEELVCGPSSVACPDCGGSDVEKLFSTFGYRSGSGFKSSTGGGRSACASCGGGSCSTCH